The Aethina tumida isolate Nest 87 chromosome 5, icAetTumi1.1, whole genome shotgun sequence genomic sequence gaatatatttttaaaatatatgtggcATGTTTCCAAACATAACCTATAAGTTATGAACATAGACTTCCCAGGTTATGAAGAAGcagaatactaaaaatatttataattttcctttatttattttttattttaaacctatatattttattgtaattaaacgatttatttatatattaaatcctCCGTTGTCAGGAGAAAACATTTATCAAATGGAAATTCATTTGGTCCAAAGAGAATTCGACGTAATTCCCAAGGACGTCAACGTCATATTCCAAAAGTCAAACTCGTCccataataattgttattaaacttGCTACGACTTAAAACAAGAACACGGCACACcagaacaaaagaaataacatGGCATTCAGACCCCTCACAGACGCCGAATGCGGCCAGACAAATCCACTGCAACGACTAACATCGCACATAACCCACGACCACACATTTTCAGAAAACCATGGACAAGTGTTCCCCAGCAGTTCCGACCAACTGGTCGAGCAGTTTTTGCAGGAGACGAGGGCAATACCGCAGACGTTTCGCATGGACGGTGAGTTAGCTTGTTTGTGGTATGAAAATATGTTCGAATTTGAGGTTTTAGATTTGATGAGGGAGATGCATGAGATCGAGTCACAGAGATCAGTACTGCCTCCCATTCCCGCCTCCACCGTCAAAGATCATCTGCATGATGATGCCTGGGCACAACAATATATTGAGGATGGCAAAGTTTTTCATGTATGTATAATTTCCAACAAAACTTGTTACTGGTCAAAGATCAAGTATTGTTTTGTAATGGTATTTAAAAGATGttgattgtatttaaatttattcagagtgaaaatatgaaaattattagttcagttattatgttaaagactaaattcagtaattaaatactcatttaattatttattttatttaggaaAACAATCATGATGCCATTTGGTCAGAGATAATGTCACAGGAGCAAAACAATTTCAACGCCCTAGAAAACGTGTGGGGTGGCCCTTTAAGCAGCGAAATCCACGCTGGCCCCAGTGAGGTACAACAGAGCGCCAGAGAACTTAGAGAATCAATAGATGACCCCAAATTCGTCTACTCCAaggtataatatattatatatataatatattattgttttacatggttatttacaattgtatcAGTTTATGAGGTTTATGAAGACGGTGGAGGACGGTGAGGCACGTCTGGAGGACGGCAAATTGACGGAAGAGGAGGCGGAAGCCTGGAGCAACGAGTATTTGAACGCGGAGCAAGAGAATCCAGAGGAGCTGGCGCAAACTTGGGCACAAGAGCATGTCAAGGAAAACGGTGGGGGATTTACCTATGATTAAGTGGCAgtgtattaacaattttgttgcaGATGACAGTTTTAATGAGCAGTTCTGGAACAAACTCCAGGAAGACATGAAAAAAGTGGTGGAAGGAACGAGCTACGAGAATCCGTGGGCTAACGAATTTGAAACTTATTATAACACAccacaaaaagtttgttaagcTATATTATTCATGGTTGTGGTGGTAATTGCTTTTGGTGTTTTAGGAGTACACGTTCAGCGAAAACAATCCTATGTTCGACGTAAATAATCCTCTGGAACGTGGCAAAATTCTACTGGAAGAAGGCGACTTCCCCTCCGCCGTTTTGTGCTTCGAGGCTGCCGTAAAAAAAGAATCGGACAACTCGGAGGCTTGGTTCTTACTGGGTAAAACACAAGCCGAAAACGAACAAGTACTGATATAAtcatagttatttaattaaccaattaatgtaaattacttattagGATCCTAACGCCATTCCGGCGTTGATCAGGTGTTTGGAATTGGACCCAGAAAATCTGAACGCAATGATGGCACTGGCTGTCAGTTACACGAACGAGAGTTACTACAATCAGGCGTGCAACATGCTGTTGAAGTGGTTGCAGAGCAATCCCAAATATCGGGACCTGGTGCCTCCGAATCTGAACTTATCCGGGCAAGTTACAAGTTTTTTAGATGCGTAAGTCTTCGGTATCGGGTTTTAGGATCTTTTAATTCTAGTtgcttatttataattgtgtataaattGGTACAATTAGTAATACTAGTTTATGAGGACTAATAATTCCTTCATCCTTTAGCtcatttttctattatcaCAGATTTATCCCAGTCTCCTATTTTCAGCTCTTTgctcaaaaatgtttaataccaGTAAACTagtacaaattcaaaattttcgcCAATAAGTATAAGACACCACCGACATCCcgcagtatatttaaaataatagttttgattaaaacagGGACCAGCACAAAGCAGTCCAAAACGTCTACATAAGGGCGGCCCAGAGGAACCCCAGAGACGTGGACCACGAGGTGCAGTGCGGCTTGGCGGTGCTGTTCAACCTATCATCCGAATACGACAAGGCGGCCGACTGCCTTAAGGCGGCCCTATCGGTGAAGCCGGACGTGAGTTCATCTTACCTCATTAGTTTTTAGTTGTTCAATTGAACGCTTCTTTAGGACGCCAGACTGTGGAACAGATTGGGGGCGACGTTGGCGAACGGATCGAGGCCGGAGGAGGCGGTGGACGCGTACCACCACGCCTTGTCCATAGCCCCAGGTTTCATAAGGGCTAGGTACAACGTTGGCATAACGTGTATCAACTTGAATTCCTACAAGTATGTACTCTAACGAAATTTTGCtagtactaattttatttcaattcaacAGAGAGGCAGCTGAACACTTTTTGACCGCACTGAACCAACAGGCGAGGGGCCAAGACGTGTGCAACTCCGGAACGATGTCGCAAATGTCTGAGACGATTTGGTCTTCGTTGAGGATGTGTATTTCTTTATTGAACAGGGCTGACTTAAAATCGCTGGTCGATAATCGGGATTTGGGGGCGCTAAACAAAGAGTTAAACATTTCGACTTAATGTTCACCTTTTTACAGTTAAATTTAAGGTATTATGTTATATTCAcatgtgaaaaaaatataagaggGATTGAACGTAATGTATAGTTTGTACATATGTCTTACATAAGAGCAGCAAACGTTATCACacaccaaaaattatttggtacATATTAAGAAGTGTTTTTGTGTTTCAgagactttattattaattttcgtgGGTCTCTGATTTCGATttacatgtattttaattaaggtagggcttttataatttttttatatacataaactGCCCCATTAAGCAACTGTTCCATGGAAATTGGaacatattattatgttaGTTACTTAAACAAGTTCAATTTTACACAATGATTGAActtattttgtaacaattccCTTTACAAATTCAaggcatatttaattaagtgctCAAgtgtttattaaagaattatttagttttatggtTGTCAATGTTTCATGAATGAAACTTTCTATGGAgggaaattgtattaattttgtttggcaTTTTTGTACCAGCCAGGCAAAATTTTCCTTTATcatataatgttatttttatttcaaaatgataaacataacatatttataagaattaagtCGAAGCAGAAGGTAAATACTTGTTTTTGTGAATCataatagaatttaaagatATGGATTgtctttaatatataaattaacagtcacaaaacaatatttaggGTTATTAGTACATCATCAATATCTTTAATTGCCCCATATTTAGAACATATgaaaaaaaagatataaaaataaagaagaaacaTGAAATATGCGTATATTCAATTGTAGCGTTCAtaagttgttatttttatatgcagttttcaaacaaaatatatatgttatctATGTAATTGTGTTTTCATTTATGtttcttgtaaaatatatgtattttgtaaaatcaAGGTGATATTCCATGTCTTGTAAAATCAAGATATTCCATGTCTTGTAAAGTCAACTAGAGTGTTCTGAATTTTAGAACAAGTAGCTCAAATGTATAATGTCTTAAAGCAAAAATGTTTGACTGACAATCAGAGAAGATAAGACAGGTGATATGTAGAGATGTTACCTCATTGGAGGTCTACTTCTTACCCCCTTTGTTTAATCTCAATTTACAGGGGTGTAAATTTGTTGTCAATACTGAtgcaatcaaattaaaaataattataataaataatatttgtaattatatattatttgttaattattttcatttatttaaattgtaattaatttttgtttcagattTACAGTTATCAAAATagatgtaaatataataataaatttatattctttaaaagtgGGGAAATGAAACAGTAGTCAActcaaacaataattatattagtataacttcataataatattacactTTTATTGGAATGTTTGGAAGTGCTGTAGggctacatttaaaatttcgaaatattaCAACACaaacattacattaaaatatcaacaataacatttcaaaatctatgatttattataaaactctgAAAGTATATTCAAAAAGAACTATAAACCAATATGTATAACaatgtgaataaatttgtCCAATGTACAAGAGagtactgaaaatatttgtattaatgtcAATTGTATACacatagaaattttaaatcttctaAGATCTGAAGCATAACACctattgttttaaacaatatattaaattttttaatctatacatagttatatataatacatttcgcaataaaaaataatctttctCCTTATAGTTAAATGATATTATTGCAGTGAATCACATTATCCACATCAAAAGCTACGATTCACTACACACTAACTAAAAAACCTATACGAAATCTGAATCCTAAACTCTGCCTAAAATTGTACCCAGTTGCTGTTGTTTGCCGGTGCCGCCGCTGCCGAAGCACTGCAAAGAACAATAATCATTTATAGGCTTCATAAAAGACGTTCAATCACCCTTACTTCGATTGAGCCGAAGTGAACTCTCCCCAGGACTCGCCGGCGCCCTCGGGCTTCGGGACGTGGGCCGGCGAACTGGCCGGCGAGCTGCCCGGCGGCGCCGGCAGCTTACCGCTGGGCGGCGGCGGCAGCAGTCCCAAACCGGGACCGGAGCCGCTCTTCCCCTTTATCCTCGAACTGCCCTCGGACCCGTCCTTTTTCTACAACACAAAATAGGTGGTACATTCGATGTAATTACTACGCTGTTGATGCGTTACCGTTATTTTCATGTTGATTTTGATCGTCTCGCCCTCCTTGAAGCCGAGATCCAGGGCGGGTCCGCTCGGCTCTTCGCTGATCTGTTTCTCCTTTTTCAGCCATTTGAAGTGGTCCTGGAGGGCGACGTTCAAGTCGAACGAGTCGGATCTGTCGCCGAAGCCGATTCCGATAAACGCTTGTCTGCCTGTAAGTAAAAAACACgtaatataatatcaaatcAACGGGTCGTgagtcatttaaatatttccataaCAACTGGAACTGGACTATAAATTGAAACGAACCTGTTTGGtgtctattttaatgttagttGCTACTACACACCTTTTATCAGTGGCTGTTGGTCAGATTGGGGACGTGAGGCGGTGCCTCAcctatgaaaataattttactaacatgatttaatattaaaaaatacttttctatgtttttattctttaaaaaagaatatttaaccaAGGTGGAAGgctaatatgttaatatgttaTGTAAAACAGACAAATAAACAGGCAAtgatagttttatattaaatttcaataaacactTCGTCCAGAGACACGTTTAAATGTGCCTCTTCGCGCCAATTAGTTTCAAAAGTAAATGTGAAGTATTTTACTTGTTTCCAATATTTGCGCATGCGCTTTAATGTCGGGATATTGTTTCAATGGTAGGGGAGCTGAGGCGTGCCTCTAGCcaatgaaataactccaaaACTGAACATTCAGTTTGGAAAATTACTTGATTGTGTTGTTAATATGAgtatgttgttaattatgaataaataaaaataagatataggttttgtttttgttttttatatataaaagttataaacgTTGATAATTCCTGTTACAAGATGGTTCAGAAAgtgattttcatttatattataaaatttttcagaaattattgATGATTAACACATAAATATCATCAATATTAGTcacacttaaataaattaaaggttCACTTTACCATTATCATCCTGGATCCTGAGTACAAAATATCTGGATGAATCACTGACAGCTTCAATAGCAATTCCAGGATAAGACTCAATGGGACATTTGGCAAACAACTCCCCACTGTTCTTATCTTCCAGTTTTATAAAGCATTCGTTTCCCTTGGAAATTAATCTCATCCTTCCTGTCCATGCTGGCTCTGATAAATTCCAATCTGCTGctctgtaattttatattgtgtacATTTAAACATCGAATGTATAGATAAGTTATATCATTGGCATTGGTTTCAATTACATGTTGGCATTTTGGGGAGTTACAACAACATAATTTGTGCTTCACAAGCAAACTTTCTAATTGcgttaaaatattgaacaaacaACAATGTGCccagtaaaaattttttgcccacccaaaaaaaaattgtggtaTACGCGTGAAAAATTGCAAAAcatgattaaatataatctggagcataaatatttaccaataataataaaaataaacatttgttaGTGGGCGGATATTTCGTTCAATCTAACCTAAACGATTAATGAAAACAGAGGTGAAAATGATTGGTGTTTACCTGTAACCCCTGTTCGTTGTACGTGGCGGAATGTTGAAGACGAACACTTCGggttttactaataaaacacTCTCGTATGTGTCCATTGTTGTATAAACTGTCCACTTGTCAAATTCGTAGCAAACTGACAACAATCATAGACATAACTTAACACTAAAGAATgtgtacattaaaaaaataataatatttacaaatttatggtttatattataagagatgtttgtttctaaaataataactaactgGCATTGTTGAAATTGATGGATAATTTCGCCTTTTTTTTTGCcgatctattaaattttatttgtctatGGGAAAATACATACTCGCATTTTACCAGTGGCGTAGGTTACTCATTTTAAAAAggggtaaaattaaaaaaatagtttttcgtATATCGactaattatcatattttgaaaaattcaaatatattgtttttatcttaGATTAAAggtaattgaaatattcatttattaactaattggTTCATTATATACACTGCTTGAAAAAAATTCTTCTGTTTCAGTCCAAATGTCATGTGTAAACTAATGTTTTCGTAAAAACTCATTGTCAGAAGCACCGAAATTCTTTTTGTTATAATGTATAGCTTACCGGTACGTATGGGCGAATGGTATACTTTGACGGCAGATCTAAACGACCTAATGGAACGGCTAAAGTACGAAAAATCGATGGGGCTGATGGACTCGCAAAAGCTGAACAAAATTAGGGAGAACTTGTACTCGCCCACGAAAAAAATGACAGCTAAAGGACCGGCCTTTTACGGTAGCCCTTACCAGTTGATCAACAGTGACTTAATAAAAGCTCCTACTGGCCCCAACAAATACATCAGCTTAAGTCTGGCGGGCACAATAGATGAAGTAGGGGTGCAAAAATACGACACCCTGGTGGATGGCTGTCAAATTGTGGCCACCCCCACGATTGATCCCATTATGAGGAacactttttgttttgaaactGTGCAAGTGTGCGACAGCACTCGGGGGGACGTGACTTATGAGGAGgaaatgtacataaaaatgGTGGGCGTACCATTGTATATGAAATTCACCAGTAACATCTTGACGTTGGGTACTTCCGCACCTGTTATGCTAACCTCAACACCAAACGAGTACTGCAAgttcaaaattttcttctgGGAACATTGCAGAAGGCACACGGGGTTTAATACGGTCAAATTTGATTCTCGGGTTATAATTAGGCACATGGCGTCTGGCAAAAATCTAATTCTGAAGGAGTCCCGTATACCCACCTTATTTGGAAACGAATATGAAGTCACCTGCGACATTATTAAGGATTCACATAAGGCGGAAACTGCACATAGTTTTTGGCGTATAGTCTAAATTTTAGCAGGAGCATTCTGTATTTTTGGctgtaatatgtaatttattaataaaatttactataactGATTCAAACAACTAGCTTTACTCAGTTGAATAATCTGTACAATTTCCaatcagttgtaaaaatgacATTTGCGCATTTGTCATTGTCATTTTAGAGTTGTTTTTGATTtctacatacattttttatagtttttttttctattacaaTAATGTACAGTTTACCTACCCGAATGGGTTTCTGGTTCGAGACGACCGAGAACAATAactattacataaataaattaaccaatgaaaaaaatttaggtCTGTTAATTTCGCAAAGGATGGaggacataaaaaataagttgtaCACGCCCATAACCAAATTTGAAGGCAAGAACTGCGTTGTGTTCGGTCATCCTTACCAAATCATCAACTGTGACTTCGAACAAATCTGCTTGGGGAAGCCCAATTATTCGTCGCTGAGTTTGGCGGGCACCATGAACGAGTTTGAGGTGAGGAAACGTGACACACTGTTCGACGATTGCCAAATTATGGCTGCCCCGGTTGTTACCCCCATCATGAGGAACACGTTCGTTTTGGAAAGTGCCCATCAGTGTCCGGAGTATAAAGGGAACGCCGTTTATGAAGAGGGtgtctatataaaaataaaagattctGAGGAGCCGCTTTACTTGTCGTTCAGTAGCACCTTGCTCACACTGGGGGAGTTCAATCCGGTTAAATTGACCTCGAAGAGGGACGAATATTGTACGTTTAAATTGATCTTCTGGGATCCAAAGACTAGGTATGCAAAATTTCGAACCATTGAGCTGAACACCAGAATCATCATACAACATATGGCGACTGGAAAGAATTTGGTGGTGGCCAAGTCTCTTGTGCCCACAATATTTGGTCTTGAGTATGAGGTCACGTGCAACCTCATGAGGAATTGCCACAAAATGGAGACTGCTGATAGTTACTGGTTGATCAGATAAAAGGTCTTTGATGTTgttgatttctttttaaatttctcttgCTAGATATGTATTTAAGGGATTTACATTTTAAGGTAAATAATAGAGCTCTTTGTGAGGCCAAAGGCAAAGAAGACttgaatttttacaatatggaTATTAAAATTCTGGATTATATGTCAATATTGATTATCAAATGAAGTGTGACAAACGTCTTATATGCTGCATGtacatatacaattttaaataatttttaatgatgtaCAGTTTACCCACCCGCATGGTTGGATGGTTTGATTCTACAACAAACTGCAACTTCTTCGAGGAGAAGTTAAAGTATGAAAAGTCTAGAGGTATGTTGTGTAGTCAAAAATTGGCGGCTGCCAAGAAGAAATTGTACACACCAGTGCCTAAATTGGGAGGAGCAAGAACAGTTATGTATGGCAATCCATACCAAATCATCAATCGGGATTTCGAAAAGGATTGTTTGCACAAAAAGAACTACCAACATCTGTGTCTGGCAGGAACAATGAACGATTTGGAAGTGGAGAAATACGGCACCCTTTCGGAGGGCTGTCAAGTGATGGCCATCAACACCACGTCCACCATCATGAGAAACACCTTCTCCTTAGAGAGCTCCCATCCATGTTACAAATTCACAGGCAACATCATTTACGAAGAAAGTGTCTACATCAAAACGGTGGGCACTGAGGTGCCGCTCTACGTGACATTCATGGAAAGCTTCCTCACCCTCGGTCACATGTCACCGGTCACCTTAACGTTGAAACCGACCGTCTACTCAAAATTCAAGATATCCTTCTGGAAACCGGACACGAGGTCCACCAAATTCAGGACCATCGAAGTGGATCAAAGACTGATCATCAAACATTCGGCGACCGGGAAAAATTTGGTGTTGACTCACTCCCGCATACCCACGGTGTTTGGGTCGGAGTATGAGGTGACGTGTGACACTCTAAGGGACACGCACAAAATGGAGACTGCTGAAAATTTTTGGGTGATCCTATGAAAATTGTTGCAGTCCTCGCAATGGAGGAACTGTCTAAAAATGAATAGCCTTATACAATAATGTTATCTTagcattacattatttttagtacagtaatcttaatatacaatattatattaactgtgtgtttagttattatattttagaaattcatCTCCAGCCTCAAACTTGGTTGAACTATGGTTCCTCCTGTTGAATTCTTATTCAAAGAATAACTATTACTATATATAAGGTTTTTATTAGTGTTAATAATCAAGAGTTGTCAAGTATCTGAACGTTTTGATTGCTGACCCTTTATTGTTGTCATATTTATGTCATTCCATCTCCAGCATTCTTTGCAATGTACAGTTTACCTGTCCGCTTGGGTGAATGGTATGAGACCACAGTAGACCGCAACTATCACATCAACAAACTGATGTACGAGAGGTCCTTGGGCCTGTTGACCAGCCAAAGGCTGGAGGAGACTTGGAAGAATTTATACAAACCCGTGGCGAAGTTCGACGAAAAGGAGAACGTGGTTTACGGCACACCTTACCAGTTCATCAACCGCGACTTCGAAAAAGACACCCTGCGCAAGAAGGACCCCCGTGACTTGTGCCTTGCTGGTACGATGGACGATGTTGAGGTGGACAAGTACCACACCCTCGAGGCAGGTTGTAAGTTAACGGCTATCTACACGCTGGAGTCAATTTTGAGGAACACCTTTTGTTTAGAAAGTGCTCACCCTTGCTTCTCTATCAAGGGTAACGTCATTTATGATGAatctgtttatataaaaacggTGGCGACCAGAGTGCCACTCTACTTGACGTTCATGAGAAACTTGGAAACTTTCGAAAGACACCCGCCGATTACTTTGACTGCGACCAGAAACTCGTacagcaaatttaaaatatccttTTGGAAGCCTGATATAAGGTATACACGGTTCAGGACGATTGAAATGAATTcgagaattatatttaaacattcggCCACTGGTAGGAATCTGGTGGTGACACGTTCTCCTATACCCACAGTGTTTGGAAATGAGTACGAGGTCACGTGTGCCACCCTCAGGGATTCCCACAAAATGGAGACATCGGAGAACTTTTGGGAAATAGTCTAGTTGAAAGGTACTTGTCGGTTTGTGTcacattaattcaaattaaaccaTTAGTAATATGATAGGCAGCTATGTGTAATATCTATATACAGTAtacaatatgtaattattctgtaatttatactatattattaatatacaatactatacagatgatttttattttattaaagttaatcaCTGGTTTGAAGTGGTACCCATCTTCGTTGTGCTTTGGCTCAGTATTGTGAATCAGCATAATAATGAATACAATTGATATTTTGACCTTATTATTcttagtatttataaaatattgacaataatTAACCGCCAAAACAGTTACTATAGAAATTTCCACATGTCAAAgtacatatttcattttaaattgttgcgGCACagtcttttttgttttttgtcagTACGTTCCTTTGTGTTACATTTTGTGTTCcttaaaaatgtatagttTACCAACTCACATGGACGATTGGTGGGAGCAAATGTCTATCGATGAGTGTAACCTGAAGAAAACAGTAATAGAGAAGAAACTGGGATTATTGGCTGCTCAAAGATTGGACGTAATCAAGAAGAAATTGTACACACCCCCAACTAAAGTACGTGCAAGAACCAACGTTGCCTATGGTGAACCTTACCAACTAGTTAACATTGATTTTGAGAAGGTGTGCTTGGCTAAAAGCAATTACAGCCGCTTAAGTTTGGCCGGAACGTTGAACGAGAACGAAGTAAAAGAAAGTACCACCCTGTTTCACAATTGCCAAGTGATGGCGTCCCCCTCAGTAACACCGGCAATGCGCAACACCTTCGTGCTGGAAAGTGCCCACAAATGTATGTCGTACAAGGGTAACGCCGTCTACGAGGAGGAggtatacataaaaatacttgACTCAGCGGAACCTTTGTATCTATCCTTCTTGACTTCGTTTCTAACTCTCGGCGAGTTCAATCCGGTGAGGTTGAGCACGACACGCGACGAGTATTGCTTGTTCAAACTGGTGTTCTGGGAGCCCAGCACCAGGTACGCAAGATTCCGGACCATCGAGTTGAACACTAGAGTTATCATCAAACATGTCATAACTGGGAAAAATTTGGTTGTGACACGTTCTAATGTGCCCACA encodes the following:
- the LOC109604982 gene encoding NECAP-like protein CG9132; the encoded protein is MDTYESVLLVKPEVFVFNIPPRTTNRGYRAADWNLSEPAWTGRMRLISKGNECFIKLEDKNSGELFAKCPIESYPGIAIEAVSDSSRYFVLRIQDDNGRQAFIGIGFGDRSDSFDLNVALQDHFKWLKKEKQISEEPSGPALDLGFKEGETIKINMKITKKDGSEGSSRIKGKSGSGPGLGLLPPPPSGKLPAPPGSSPASSPAHVPKPEGAGESWGEFTSAQSNASAAAAPANNSNWVQF
- the LOC109604974 gene encoding cilia- and flagella-associated protein 161-like — its product is MYSLPVRMGEWYTLTADLNDLMERLKYEKSMGLMDSQKLNKIRENLYSPTKKMTAKGPAFYGSPYQLINSDLIKAPTGPNKYISLSLAGTIDEVGVQKYDTLVDGCQIVATPTIDPIMRNTFCFETVQVCDSTRGDVTYEEEMYIKMVGVPLYMKFTSNILTLGTSAPVMLTSTPNEYCKFKIFFWEHCRRHTGFNTVKFDSRVIIRHMASGKNLILKESRIPTLFGNEYEVTCDIIKDSHKAETAHSFWRIV
- the LOC109604979 gene encoding peroxisomal targeting signal 1 receptor isoform X1, with the translated sequence MAFRPLTDAECGQTNPLQRLTSHITHDHTFSENHGQVFPSSSDQLVEQFLQETRAIPQTFRMDDLMREMHEIESQRSVLPPIPASTVKDHLHDDAWAQQYIEDGKVFHENNHDAIWSEIMSQEQNNFNALENVWGGPLSSEIHAGPSEVQQSARELRESIDDPKFVYSKFMRFMKTVEDGEARLEDGKLTEEEAEAWSNEYLNAEQENPEELAQTWAQEHVKENDDSFNEQFWNKLQEDMKKVVEGTSYENPWANEFETYYNTPQKEYTFSENNPMFDVNNPLERGKILLEEGDFPSAVLCFEAAVKKESDNSEAWFLLGKTQAENEQDPNAIPALIRCLELDPENLNAMMALAVSYTNESYYNQACNMLLKWLQSNPKYRDLVPPNLNLSGQVTSFLDADQHKAVQNVYIRAAQRNPRDVDHEVQCGLAVLFNLSSEYDKAADCLKAALSVKPDDARLWNRLGATLANGSRPEEAVDAYHHALSIAPGFIRARYNVGITCINLNSYKEAAEHFLTALNQQARGQDVCNSGTMSQMSETIWSSLRMCISLLNRADLKSLVDNRDLGALNKELNIST
- the LOC126264129 gene encoding cilia- and flagella-associated protein 161-like → MYSLPTRMVGWFDSTTNCNFFEEKLKYEKSRGMLCSQKLAAAKKKLYTPVPKLGGARTVMYGNPYQIINRDFEKDCLHKKNYQHLCLAGTMNDLEVEKYGTLSEGCQVMAINTTSTIMRNTFSLESSHPCYKFTGNIIYEESVYIKTVGTEVPLYVTFMESFLTLGHMSPVTLTLKPTVYSKFKISFWKPDTRSTKFRTIEVDQRLIIKHSATGKNLVLTHSRIPTVFGSEYEVTCDTLRDTHKMETAENFWVIL
- the LOC109604984 gene encoding uncharacterized protein LOC109604984, giving the protein MEDIKNKLYTPITKFEGKNCVVFGHPYQIINCDFEQICLGKPNYSSLSLAGTMNEFEVRKRDTLFDDCQIMAAPVVTPIMRNTFVLESAHQCPEYKGNAVYEEGVYIKIKDSEEPLYLSFSSTLLTLGEFNPVKLTSKRDEYCTFKLIFWDPKTRYAKFRTIELNTRIIIQHMATGKNLVVAKSLVPTIFGLEYEVTCNLMRNCHKMETADSYWLIR
- the LOC109604975 gene encoding cilia- and flagella-associated protein 161-like; translation: MYSLPVRLGEWYETTVDRNYHINKLMYERSLGLLTSQRLEETWKNLYKPVAKFDEKENVVYGTPYQFINRDFEKDTLRKKDPRDLCLAGTMDDVEVDKYHTLEAGCKLTAIYTLESILRNTFCLESAHPCFSIKGNVIYDESVYIKTVATRVPLYLTFMRNLETFERHPPITLTATRNSYSKFKISFWKPDIRYTRFRTIEMNSRIIFKHSATGRNLVVTRSPIPTVFGNEYEVTCATLRDSHKMETSENFWEIV
- the LOC109604979 gene encoding peroxisomal targeting signal 1 receptor isoform X2 yields the protein MAFRPLTDAECGQTNPLQRLTSHITHDHTFSENHGQVFPSSSDQLVEQFLQETRAIPQTFRMDDLMREMHEIESQRSVLPPIPASTVKDHLHDDAWAQQYIEDGKVFHENNHDAIWSEIMSQEQNNFNALENVWGGPLSSEIHAGPSEVQQSARELRESIDDPKFVYSKFMRFMKTVEDGEARLEDGKLTEEEAEAWSNEYLNAEQENPEELAQTWAQEHVKENDDSFNEQFWNKLQEDMKKVVEGTSYENPWANEFETYYNTPQKEYTFSENNPMFDVNNPLERGKILLEEGDFPSAVLCFEAAVKKESDNSEAWFLLGKTQAENEQDPNAIPALIRCLELDPENLNAMMALAVSYTNESYYNQACNMLLKWLQSNPKYRDLVPPNLNLSGDQHKAVQNVYIRAAQRNPRDVDHEVQCGLAVLFNLSSEYDKAADCLKAALSVKPDDARLWNRLGATLANGSRPEEAVDAYHHALSIAPGFIRARYNVGITCINLNSYKEAAEHFLTALNQQARGQDVCNSGTMSQMSETIWSSLRMCISLLNRADLKSLVDNRDLGALNKELNIST
- the LOC109604976 gene encoding cilia- and flagella-associated protein 161-like encodes the protein MYSLPTHMDDWWEQMSIDECNLKKTVIEKKLGLLAAQRLDVIKKKLYTPPTKVRARTNVAYGEPYQLVNIDFEKVCLAKSNYSRLSLAGTLNENEVKESTTLFHNCQVMASPSVTPAMRNTFVLESAHKCMSYKGNAVYEEEVYIKILDSAEPLYLSFLTSFLTLGEFNPVRLSTTRDEYCLFKLVFWEPSTRYARFRTIELNTRVIIKHVITGKNLVVTRSNVPTIFGREYEVTCDILRDSHRMETAESFWMIT